One genomic segment of Catalinimonas alkaloidigena includes these proteins:
- a CDS encoding sensor histidine kinase, translated as MPRSSGSEIAHKQQVKALRKEKQELEEALLRLKKDKFALADKLHWQEEVLSANRSGLFEWKIGSKEFYLQFPWKKVIGESREGEKDFGKLLEFIVPEHRFSVKRMFWKMAKGINDQYQLRVKMLNNSTGTIFLLIKAALVYDENKKPLNVAGTLLAIEQEAVAEQESLSLLDHVPAAILKADREGNIRYQNKLSQALLTSLHRTDMVRRLQDVMGEEVWHNFNEELTKESLIEYWSFSPEENKHWQLNAQYSDRDIFLLIQEVSEQVNTIEELQQVNVDLDNFVYHASHDLRAPLRTVLGMLGILKSETNKEQRKRCVDLIEGSIKRLDTLVVDLLSISRNKRSTDPLVKINFMVEVNLAVANFYHVGNTKNLEITTKISQPVSFVSDLTRVRIILNNLVSNAIKYRRYYLDRSFIDIRIWVDEAAAHIEIEDNGEGIPEEELPRIFDMFSRASERSEGSGLGLYIVKDVLHKLNGKIDVQSTFDKGSTFAVTIPNQHT; from the coding sequence ATGCCCCGCAGCTCAGGATCTGAAATTGCGCATAAGCAGCAAGTAAAAGCTTTACGAAAGGAAAAGCAGGAGCTTGAGGAAGCCTTACTAAGGCTTAAGAAGGATAAGTTTGCGCTGGCAGATAAGCTGCATTGGCAGGAAGAAGTGCTGAGTGCTAACCGTTCCGGTTTGTTTGAGTGGAAGATCGGTAGCAAAGAATTTTACCTGCAGTTTCCCTGGAAGAAAGTAATAGGGGAGTCCAGGGAAGGAGAAAAAGATTTTGGTAAACTGCTGGAATTCATCGTTCCGGAACATCGCTTTAGTGTGAAGAGAATGTTCTGGAAAATGGCAAAAGGCATAAATGATCAATATCAACTTAGAGTTAAAATGCTGAATAACAGCACCGGCACTATCTTCTTACTGATCAAAGCTGCCCTAGTGTACGATGAAAACAAAAAGCCTTTAAACGTTGCCGGTACCTTGCTGGCAATTGAACAGGAAGCAGTAGCTGAACAGGAAAGCTTAAGCTTACTGGATCATGTTCCCGCCGCAATACTGAAGGCGGATCGTGAGGGTAATATCCGTTATCAGAATAAGCTTTCCCAGGCGCTGTTGACCTCCCTGCACCGTACAGATATGGTAAGGCGGCTACAGGATGTGATGGGAGAAGAAGTATGGCATAACTTTAACGAAGAGCTAACCAAAGAAAGTTTAATCGAGTACTGGTCATTCTCTCCCGAAGAAAATAAGCATTGGCAGCTCAATGCGCAGTATAGCGATAGAGATATTTTTTTGCTGATCCAGGAGGTAAGTGAGCAGGTCAATACCATAGAAGAATTGCAGCAGGTCAATGTAGACCTGGATAATTTTGTGTATCATGCTTCCCATGATCTCAGAGCTCCCCTGCGTACAGTTTTAGGTATGCTGGGCATACTCAAGTCAGAGACCAATAAAGAGCAGCGGAAGCGGTGTGTAGACCTCATTGAAGGTAGTATAAAAAGGTTAGACACGTTGGTAGTGGATCTCCTGAGTATTTCAAGAAACAAGCGATCCACAGATCCCCTTGTCAAAATCAATTTTATGGTAGAGGTAAATCTGGCAGTGGCCAACTTTTACCATGTAGGCAATACTAAAAACCTTGAAATCACTACGAAGATCAGCCAGCCGGTAAGCTTCGTTTCTGATCTGACTCGCGTCAGGATCATCTTAAATAACCTGGTCTCCAATGCGATTAAATATCGGCGCTACTATCTGGATCGTTCATTTATTGACATCAGGATATGGGTAGATGAAGCAGCCGCGCATATCGAGATTGAAGACAATGGAGAAGGCATTCCTGAAGAAGAACTTCCCCGCATTTTTGATATGTTTTCCCGTGCTTCTGAGCGTAGTGAAGGTTCAGGCTTGGGACTCTATATTGTAAAAGATGTACTCCACAAACTTAATGGCAAGATTGACGTTCAATCTACCTTTGATAAGGGCAGCACATTTGCAGTAACTATTCCGAACCAGCATACATAA
- a CDS encoding apoptosis inducing factor family protein, whose translation MTYQQAKVARKDELAPGEMKQVKVGETEVLLARYQDDFFATAAHCTHYGAPLKDGLLHGKRIICPWHHACFDVTNGDHLEPPGCDSLPSFEVKVEGEDIIVKVPDDAPSQRMPDMQSRDKKDSQLNLIVGAGTAAQYAAEAMRSNGFRGRILMLTPELEKPYDRPNCSKEYLQGEAPDEWMPLRPAEFYEDHDIEVMHKVEVSELDVSQKQVSLTDGQTIKYDKVLLCTGGKAIKPDMPGTNLQNVFTLRSMADSKAIMEAAKQVKKVLIVGSSFIGMESAWSLNKLGCEVTVVAPEEYPFASLWGDKVGKMIQEIHAKEGINFFMGRKVEQLKGNQHVQSAVLDKGDELETELVLIGVGVKPATSYVKALTLADDGGVVVDKHFSAGQDVYAAGDIAEFTYHGRQVRIEHWRVAGQQGRIAGANMSGQSKTYDSVPFFWTAQHSIKLRYVGHVKAYDDIIFDGKVEEQEFLAYYVKEGDVKAVLGLNRDGDMLMVEELLRLKKMPSPSEIKSSEFKLKQYFNAQKQLS comes from the coding sequence ATGACCTATCAGCAAGCAAAAGTGGCCCGCAAAGATGAATTGGCTCCCGGCGAAATGAAACAGGTAAAAGTAGGAGAAACCGAAGTCCTGCTTGCCCGTTATCAGGATGATTTTTTTGCGACGGCCGCCCATTGTACACATTATGGCGCACCATTGAAAGATGGTTTACTCCATGGCAAGCGCATAATATGTCCCTGGCACCATGCCTGTTTTGATGTTACAAACGGTGATCACCTCGAGCCGCCTGGTTGTGATAGTCTTCCTAGCTTTGAAGTGAAGGTTGAAGGAGAGGATATTATCGTAAAAGTTCCCGACGATGCGCCGTCTCAGCGTATGCCTGATATGCAAAGCAGAGATAAAAAAGATTCACAACTGAATCTGATAGTGGGAGCAGGTACTGCCGCCCAATACGCGGCTGAAGCCATGCGTAGTAACGGTTTTCGGGGAAGAATACTAATGCTTACTCCAGAGTTGGAAAAACCCTATGACCGGCCGAACTGCAGTAAGGAGTACTTGCAGGGTGAAGCCCCTGATGAGTGGATGCCTTTACGTCCGGCCGAATTTTATGAAGATCATGATATTGAAGTCATGCATAAAGTTGAGGTTAGTGAGCTGGATGTCTCCCAAAAGCAAGTTAGCCTTACTGATGGACAAACAATAAAATACGACAAAGTGCTACTCTGTACGGGGGGTAAAGCGATAAAGCCTGACATGCCGGGAACAAATTTACAGAATGTGTTTACGCTTCGTTCAATGGCTGATAGCAAAGCGATCATGGAAGCTGCCAAACAAGTGAAAAAAGTACTTATTGTAGGCTCTTCTTTCATCGGAATGGAAAGTGCCTGGAGCCTGAATAAACTGGGGTGTGAAGTTACGGTGGTAGCCCCGGAAGAGTACCCTTTTGCTTCGCTTTGGGGAGACAAAGTAGGTAAAATGATACAGGAGATACATGCAAAGGAGGGGATTAACTTCTTTATGGGCCGAAAAGTAGAACAGTTGAAAGGCAATCAACATGTCCAATCGGCCGTACTGGATAAGGGCGACGAACTAGAAACTGAGCTGGTGCTTATTGGCGTAGGGGTAAAACCGGCCACATCATATGTTAAAGCTCTTACACTGGCCGATGATGGGGGAGTAGTTGTAGACAAACATTTTAGTGCCGGCCAGGATGTCTATGCCGCTGGGGATATTGCGGAATTTACTTATCACGGTCGGCAGGTTCGTATCGAGCACTGGCGGGTAGCTGGCCAGCAGGGTCGTATCGCGGGCGCGAATATGAGTGGTCAGAGTAAAACTTATGATAGTGTACCCTTCTTCTGGACTGCCCAGCACAGTATAAAGCTCCGCTACGTAGGGCATGTCAAGGCCTATGATGATATTATTTTTGATGGAAAGGTAGAGGAGCAGGAGTTTCTGGCTTACTATGTGAAAGAAGGAGATGTAAAAGCTGTCTTAGGGCTCAACCGGGATGGGGATATGTTGATGGTTGAAGAATTACTGAGGCTGAAAAAAATGCCTTCGCCTTCTGAAATCAAAAGCTCTGAATTTAAACTAAAGCAATACTTTAATGCTCAAAAACAGTTGTCTTAG
- the meaB gene encoding methylmalonyl Co-A mutase-associated GTPase MeaB has product MVRKRLSSQEYIKGVKEGKRFVLSQAITLTESTLPTDQQLAEEILEALLPFSGKSVRVGITGVPGVGKSTFINAIGPYLISEGHKLAVLSIDPSSEKSRGSILGDKTRMPVLAQSANAYIRPSATGNTLGGVAQKTRESMLLCEAAGYDVIFVETVGVGQSETLVHQMVDCFMLLMLAGAGDELQGIKRGIMEMTDLLVINKADGPYAAPAQQARKEYQNALHLFPEPESQVLPKILTCSALENKGIPEVWKAIQAYTKVTQANGYFLQRRQKQRLQWLHETLGHQLKQLFYQHPAIQKELAAFEEAVIKGTTTPGKTAHLLMQKFTSAV; this is encoded by the coding sequence ATGGTCAGAAAAAGGCTCTCATCTCAGGAGTATATTAAAGGAGTTAAGGAGGGGAAACGCTTTGTTCTCAGCCAGGCAATTACCCTGACTGAGAGCACATTACCGACTGACCAACAGCTTGCTGAGGAAATTCTTGAGGCACTACTTCCCTTTAGCGGAAAGTCAGTACGGGTAGGAATTACGGGCGTCCCCGGTGTAGGAAAAAGTACTTTTATCAATGCTATCGGCCCATATCTGATCAGTGAAGGACATAAGCTAGCCGTGTTGTCCATAGATCCAAGCAGTGAGAAAAGCAGGGGAAGCATATTAGGTGACAAAACACGCATGCCTGTGCTGGCACAATCTGCAAATGCGTATATCCGTCCTTCGGCTACGGGCAATACCCTGGGGGGAGTAGCTCAAAAAACACGTGAAAGCATGCTGCTCTGTGAGGCAGCAGGATATGATGTCATCTTTGTGGAGACTGTCGGTGTAGGGCAGTCAGAAACACTGGTACACCAGATGGTAGACTGTTTTATGTTACTCATGCTGGCAGGTGCGGGAGATGAACTGCAAGGCATTAAAAGAGGCATCATGGAAATGACTGATTTACTCGTGATCAATAAAGCGGATGGGCCGTACGCTGCTCCTGCACAGCAAGCCAGGAAAGAATATCAGAATGCCTTGCACCTTTTCCCTGAACCTGAAAGCCAGGTTTTACCTAAGATACTCACTTGCTCAGCCCTGGAAAATAAGGGCATACCTGAGGTATGGAAAGCCATACAGGCATATACAAAAGTGACCCAGGCTAATGGCTATTTTCTGCAAAGGAGGCAAAAGCAAAGACTTCAGTGGCTGCACGAGACGCTAGGCCACCAATTGAAACAACTTTTTTACCAACATCCCGCAATACAGAAAGAGCTAGCAGCTTTTGAGGAAGCGGTTATTAAAGGCACAACCACACCTGGCAAAACAGCACACCTGCTGATGCAAAAATTTACTTCTGCAGTCTAA
- a CDS encoding phosphatase PAP2 family protein: MIEKLEELDRQLFIYLNSLNTEWLDILMYWITYKFTWYPIYVLLVVLVVIRFKWKGALLMLIVVVAVGLADQLTSGFMKPYFGRLRPCHEPEISSLINVVSGCGGRFGFASSHASTTFALATSLWLLLKDWSRWFMWGFLWAAIVAYSRVYVGVHYPGDILIGAMGGIMVGWITVQLYLWLTKRFYGTPISSKTLLE, from the coding sequence ATGATTGAAAAACTAGAAGAGTTAGACAGACAGTTATTTATATATCTCAACAGCCTGAATACCGAATGGCTGGATATTTTAATGTATTGGATAACCTATAAATTTACCTGGTATCCCATATATGTGTTACTTGTTGTTCTGGTAGTTATCAGGTTCAAATGGAAAGGGGCTCTCCTTATGCTAATTGTGGTAGTTGCTGTAGGATTGGCTGATCAACTTACCTCGGGTTTCATGAAACCTTATTTCGGAAGGCTTAGACCTTGTCACGAACCAGAGATTAGTTCTCTTATCAATGTAGTCTCCGGTTGTGGAGGCAGGTTTGGTTTCGCTTCTTCCCATGCCTCAACGACTTTTGCCTTGGCTACCTCTTTATGGCTTTTACTAAAAGACTGGTCTCGCTGGTTTATGTGGGGCTTCCTGTGGGCAGCTATTGTAGCTTACAGTCGGGTATATGTAGGAGTACATTATCCAGGGGATATTTTAATAGGTGCAATGGGTGGAATAATGGTGGGTTGGATAACGGTTCAGCTCTATTTATGGCTGACAAAACGATTCTACGGAACTCCAATTTCTTCAAAGACCCTACTTGAGTAA
- a CDS encoding riboflavin synthase yields MFTGIIEAIGEVVDIVEEGSNQHFEISSHLTPELKIDQSVCHNGVCLTVTSLSDETYKVTAIDETLKRSNLSALKKGSKVNLERCMPSHGRFDGHIVQGHVDLTAKCTGIQEEAGSWLFDFSYQTENQEYLTVEKGSITINGVSLTCFDSTFESFRVAIIPYTYEHTNFHQLKTGDAVNLEFDIIGKYISKIIARKKS; encoded by the coding sequence ATGTTTACCGGAATAATTGAAGCCATAGGAGAAGTTGTTGATATTGTAGAAGAAGGAAGTAATCAACATTTTGAAATTAGCAGCCACCTGACTCCTGAGCTCAAAATAGACCAGAGCGTATGTCATAATGGAGTGTGCCTCACTGTCACCTCTTTATCAGATGAGACTTATAAGGTTACTGCCATTGACGAAACTTTGAAAAGAAGTAATCTGAGCGCGTTAAAAAAAGGGAGTAAGGTGAACCTTGAGCGCTGTATGCCCTCCCATGGCCGGTTTGACGGGCACATTGTACAAGGGCATGTAGATTTAACCGCCAAATGTACTGGTATACAGGAGGAAGCAGGCAGTTGGCTTTTTGATTTTTCATACCAAACGGAAAATCAAGAGTACCTTACTGTGGAGAAGGGTTCAATTACGATTAACGGAGTAAGTCTAACCTGCTTTGATTCTACTTTTGAAAGTTTTAGGGTAGCCATTATTCCTTATACTTATGAACATACTAATTTTCATCAACTCAAAACAGGAGACGCTGTAAACCTGGAGTTTGATATTATAGGTAAATATATCAGCAAGATCATAGCTCGTAAGAAATCTTAA
- a CDS encoding PVC-type heme-binding CxxCH protein, with the protein MKHVLPFFLLVAFTACQQEPSDLSANYQNPIHTFEIMDGFRIELVASEPLVADPLAMEIDEYGRMYVVEMHGYPLDVAGSGKVKLLEDTNDDGLPDKSTVFADSLILPTGIMRWKNGVIVTDAPDVWYLEDSDNDGQADIKEKILTGFARSNPQHNLNTPLYGLDNWIYLAHESTVSTKFFHEKFGGEGEEVRFNAKPEIKLPTNANGRNVRFKPDTYELEALSGETQFGLSFDSWGHMLMTSNATHLFHEVLAAPYVQRNPNLAIPEVSQYLPSYGYGVEIFPITKNPEHQLLTDVGTITSACGVNWYQADLFPEEFKQVAFVAEPVHNLVHADVISDDGATFKADRLLENAEFLASTDSWFRPVNFYQGPDGALYLLDYYRKIIEHPEWMAEEVNESGELYDGTHQGRIYRIVPEGAAKMSFLDNINLGNETNASLVEKLAHPNLWWRRHAQRLLIDRQASEQVNLLQQMLTEHESAVGRLHALWTLEGLNTLDEKYLLSALQDQEAGLRENAIKISESYMNQSPAIKEALYQLVDDENAKVRFQLICSLGSMREHKAQQLIWQMLKQDIHDEWVQYAALSSAHDQEAEWLDMALAELTHEQEQRAAPLFSKLATMIGHSGNQQAIQKLINQATAKVQEPQWWQAASLRGLANSISPADVSPRMYRELLSLVKPETDPKLRSAGLRLIAALDSPKDKKLLSSALQLAIEAVSDQNADPYWRMDAIQLLASTAPERYWKQLLQLLRPQEPVLVQKAAIQSLHNTYDMAPCEFVLEKWPSLTPELRDEAINVFANSDERMLLLLEAVEKEQVSPATIGWRRSVELMNHDTEAVRVKARSLLADSKPNEAQVLKNYQSALTLEGNAKRGLNVFTESCARCHQFGGQLGTSIGPDLSAVRNRSKEAIMQDILMPNKSIADGFEFWQIKLNSNKQLSGIISAESVSALNLTDLSANESTIQRSDIEEIKDIGVSAMPAGLENQIDKQQMADLLEFLKTHPSAILQAASR; encoded by the coding sequence ATGAAACATGTATTGCCTTTCTTTTTGCTGGTAGCTTTCACTGCCTGCCAACAAGAACCGTCTGACTTATCTGCGAACTATCAAAACCCCATCCACACTTTTGAAATTATGGATGGTTTTAGGATAGAGTTAGTAGCTTCAGAACCCTTGGTAGCCGACCCGCTAGCCATGGAAATAGATGAATACGGACGCATGTATGTAGTGGAAATGCATGGCTACCCCCTGGACGTTGCAGGTAGCGGAAAAGTGAAGCTACTTGAAGATACCAATGATGATGGCTTACCCGATAAGAGCACTGTCTTTGCCGATAGTCTCATACTCCCCACCGGCATTATGCGCTGGAAGAATGGAGTGATTGTCACTGATGCTCCAGACGTCTGGTACCTGGAGGATAGTGACAATGATGGGCAGGCAGATATCAAAGAAAAGATACTTACCGGCTTTGCCCGCTCTAACCCTCAGCACAACCTAAACACACCGCTCTATGGCTTGGATAACTGGATTTACCTGGCTCATGAAAGTACAGTTTCTACTAAATTTTTTCACGAAAAGTTCGGAGGTGAAGGGGAAGAAGTCAGGTTTAATGCAAAACCGGAAATCAAGCTCCCTACCAATGCTAATGGTAGAAATGTAAGATTCAAGCCCGACACTTATGAATTAGAAGCTCTGTCGGGAGAAACCCAGTTTGGACTTAGCTTTGATAGCTGGGGCCATATGCTGATGACCAGCAATGCTACACATCTTTTTCATGAGGTGTTAGCCGCGCCCTATGTGCAGCGTAACCCTAACCTGGCCATTCCGGAGGTTAGCCAGTATCTCCCCTCCTACGGTTATGGCGTAGAAATTTTTCCAATTACCAAAAACCCGGAACATCAGCTTCTTACCGATGTGGGTACCATAACCTCTGCCTGTGGTGTCAACTGGTACCAGGCTGATCTGTTTCCCGAAGAGTTTAAACAAGTGGCCTTTGTAGCTGAACCGGTGCATAACCTGGTACATGCCGATGTGATCAGCGACGATGGAGCCACCTTTAAAGCCGACCGCTTACTAGAAAACGCTGAGTTTCTGGCTTCTACCGATAGCTGGTTTCGTCCGGTCAACTTTTACCAGGGACCAGATGGCGCCCTCTATCTGCTAGACTATTACCGTAAAATTATTGAGCACCCGGAGTGGATGGCTGAAGAAGTAAATGAATCTGGAGAGCTTTATGACGGCACCCATCAGGGCAGAATTTACAGAATTGTGCCTGAGGGCGCAGCAAAAATGTCATTTTTAGATAATATCAATTTAGGTAATGAGACTAATGCATCATTGGTAGAAAAGCTGGCACACCCCAACTTATGGTGGCGCAGACACGCGCAGCGCCTTCTCATTGATCGGCAGGCTAGTGAGCAGGTAAACTTACTCCAACAAATGCTAACAGAACATGAGTCTGCGGTGGGTAGATTGCATGCGCTATGGACATTAGAAGGGCTTAATACCTTGGATGAAAAATATCTCTTATCCGCATTGCAGGATCAGGAAGCCGGCCTAAGAGAAAATGCCATCAAAATTTCAGAAAGCTATATGAATCAATCACCTGCTATCAAAGAAGCGCTTTACCAACTGGTGGATGATGAAAATGCTAAAGTCCGTTTTCAGCTAATATGTAGCCTGGGCTCTATGCGAGAACATAAAGCACAACAGCTGATATGGCAAATGCTAAAGCAGGATATCCATGATGAGTGGGTACAATATGCTGCGCTGAGTTCCGCCCACGATCAGGAAGCAGAATGGCTAGACATGGCCCTAGCTGAATTAACTCATGAACAGGAGCAAAGAGCTGCTCCCTTATTTAGCAAGCTGGCTACGATGATTGGGCACTCTGGTAACCAACAAGCCATACAGAAGCTGATTAATCAGGCTACAGCAAAGGTTCAGGAGCCTCAGTGGTGGCAGGCAGCTTCTTTAAGAGGGTTAGCCAATAGCATTTCTCCAGCTGATGTTTCTCCCCGGATGTATCGTGAATTACTTTCACTGGTCAAGCCTGAGACGGATCCAAAACTTAGGTCAGCAGGTCTTCGTTTGATAGCAGCTTTGGATAGTCCTAAAGATAAAAAACTGCTCAGTTCAGCACTACAACTGGCAATTGAAGCCGTTTCAGACCAGAACGCAGACCCGTACTGGCGCATGGACGCTATACAACTGCTGGCTAGTACTGCTCCTGAACGCTACTGGAAGCAATTGCTGCAACTACTACGGCCTCAGGAGCCTGTGCTTGTGCAAAAAGCAGCGATACAGAGCTTACACAATACCTACGATATGGCTCCATGCGAATTCGTGCTGGAAAAATGGCCTAGCCTTACCCCGGAGCTTAGAGACGAAGCCATCAACGTATTTGCCAATAGCGATGAGCGTATGCTTCTGCTCCTGGAAGCTGTGGAAAAAGAACAGGTAAGTCCGGCCACTATCGGTTGGAGAAGAAGTGTAGAACTGATGAACCATGACACTGAAGCCGTGCGAGTGAAAGCCCGTAGCTTATTGGCAGATAGCAAACCTAATGAAGCCCAGGTACTCAAAAATTACCAAAGTGCTCTTACTTTGGAAGGGAATGCAAAAAGGGGGCTGAACGTTTTTACCGAAAGCTGTGCCCGCTGCCATCAGTTTGGTGGGCAGCTTGGGACGAGCATAGGCCCGGACTTATCTGCAGTAAGAAACAGAAGTAAAGAAGCCATTATGCAAGATATATTGATGCCCAACAAGTCTATTGCCGACGGTTTTGAATTCTGGCAAATTAAGCTCAACAGTAACAAGCAACTCTCGGGAATCATCAGTGCGGAGTCAGTGAGCGCCCTAAACCTGACAGATTTAAGTGCCAATGAAAGCACAATACAGCGCAGTGATATTGAGGAGATCAAAGATATTGGAGTTTCCGCAATGCCTGCCGGACTAGAGAATCAGATTGATAAGCAACAGATGGCTGATCTGCTGGAATTTCTAAAAACACATCCTTCTGCCATTCTTCAGGCAGCCAGCAGGTAG
- a CDS encoding TetR/AcrR family transcriptional regulator has protein sequence MTEHIQTEKDNTEQKIRQVAKRLFTERGYAGTKIRDVAEEAGVNIALLNYYFRSKERLYETILSENFEEYACAISETLNAQDIPLHDRIKAYISQLIDHLEKNPDLPFFIMSECRNNSEFCVHIMNKKMKKFNESVLAQQLKKEAEKGNIRSIDPLHFEHIVVSQIVMPYLGTPIFKHVHKMDEDAFKKFMEEQKEIVPDMIMAYLKNT, from the coding sequence ATGACGGAACATATTCAAACTGAAAAAGATAATACCGAACAAAAGATACGTCAGGTGGCTAAGCGCTTGTTTACCGAACGCGGCTATGCGGGTACTAAAATTCGGGATGTGGCTGAAGAGGCAGGCGTAAATATTGCACTTTTGAATTACTACTTTAGAAGCAAAGAGCGTCTTTACGAAACTATTCTTAGTGAAAATTTTGAAGAGTATGCTTGTGCTATCAGCGAAACACTAAATGCGCAAGATATTCCTTTGCATGACAGAATAAAGGCTTATATATCTCAACTGATAGATCATCTGGAAAAAAATCCCGACTTGCCTTTCTTTATTATGAGTGAATGCCGGAACAATTCTGAGTTTTGTGTGCACATCATGAACAAAAAAATGAAAAAGTTTAATGAGTCTGTGTTAGCACAACAGCTGAAAAAAGAAGCTGAGAAAGGGAATATCCGTTCTATAGACCCTCTGCACTTTGAGCATATAGTCGTTTCTCAGATTGTGATGCCTTACCTGGGAACACCTATTTTCAAGCATGTCCATAAGATGGATGAAGATGCCTTCAAAAAGTTTATGGAAGAGCAAAAAGAGATTGTGCCTGATATGATTATGGCTTATCTAAAAAACACCTAA
- a CDS encoding TolC family protein → MLLAVMTLPLWAQSTDSYSLEEVLDKALERNLSLKISQQNQTLFAEQVREVKNNFLPNINLNAQHQYYFDIPTQVAPAAALGLGGEGGPEYIPLSFGLPHQTNISAQLQQVIYNPQLPVGIKAAQTGQDIAELQLRQSKEEVVYGVSSTYYQAQSVAQQINLLNQNINSIERLVKITDLLRQNDLAKSTDVERLQLNQANLSNQMANLKVTYQQLINGLKLMTNTPMSEEFAIDTEIHVQEEETLVLVDSVTRTDVALAEKQLEVQRLEEKQILAGYLPSVYATGVYGQTGFGEFDKDYYEMFPVSYVGLQLSVPIFDGLSKRSQRMQKQIQQSQTRDQIALLEQQVENEIANAVASLETQQQAVSIQKRALALAEKVYDNMQLQYKEGVSGVSDVIDSENELRQAQTDYLTAWVKLKLAELEIKQATGNLIE, encoded by the coding sequence ATGTTATTAGCTGTTATGACGCTCCCCCTGTGGGCGCAATCTACGGACAGCTACTCCTTAGAAGAGGTGCTGGACAAAGCGCTGGAGAGAAATCTGAGCCTGAAAATCAGCCAACAAAACCAAACCTTGTTTGCGGAGCAGGTAAGAGAAGTTAAAAATAACTTCCTACCCAATATCAATCTAAATGCCCAGCATCAATACTATTTTGATATTCCTACGCAGGTAGCACCGGCAGCAGCATTGGGGCTCGGAGGAGAAGGCGGGCCGGAATATATTCCACTTTCGTTTGGCCTGCCCCATCAAACCAATATTAGTGCTCAGCTGCAGCAGGTAATCTATAACCCTCAGCTTCCGGTGGGGATTAAAGCCGCTCAAACAGGGCAGGATATAGCTGAGCTTCAGTTGCGGCAGTCAAAAGAAGAAGTGGTGTATGGTGTATCCAGTACCTACTATCAGGCGCAGTCTGTGGCCCAACAGATCAACTTACTTAACCAAAATATTAATTCAATAGAGCGACTGGTGAAAATTACCGATTTGCTCAGACAGAATGACCTTGCCAAAAGCACTGATGTAGAGCGTCTTCAACTGAACCAGGCTAACCTTTCTAATCAAATGGCTAACCTTAAGGTGACTTATCAGCAGTTAATTAACGGGCTGAAGCTGATGACTAACACACCTATGTCAGAAGAGTTTGCCATTGATACTGAGATACATGTGCAGGAAGAAGAAACGTTGGTATTGGTCGATAGTGTAACGCGTACTGATGTGGCACTGGCAGAGAAACAACTGGAAGTGCAGAGGCTGGAAGAGAAGCAGATTTTGGCGGGCTACCTACCCTCTGTATACGCTACTGGCGTTTATGGACAGACCGGTTTCGGAGAGTTTGACAAAGACTATTATGAGATGTTCCCGGTCAGTTACGTAGGACTACAATTGTCAGTTCCCATTTTTGATGGGCTTAGCAAGCGTTCTCAACGTATGCAGAAGCAAATTCAGCAAAGCCAGACCCGCGACCAGATTGCCTTACTGGAACAGCAGGTAGAAAACGAAATTGCCAATGCTGTGGCAAGTCTGGAAACTCAGCAGCAGGCAGTAAGCATACAAAAAAGAGCCCTGGCCCTTGCTGAGAAGGTATATGACAATATGCAACTACAGTACAAAGAAGGGGTAAGCGGAGTAAGTGATGTCATTGACTCCGAAAACGAACTACGTCAGGCTCAGACTGACTACCTCACCGCCTGGGTTAAGCTCAAGCTGGCTGAACTGGAAATCAAGCAAGCTACTGGAAATCTAATAGAATAA